Genomic window (Bacteroidota bacterium):
CAAATCCACCTTATTTCAGCAATTCTTTAAAAGCCCCGGATTCTCAAAGAAGTGTAGCCCGTCATAATGATATCCTTCCATTTAAGGATCTTGTACAGGGAATTCCACCCCTGTTGGCAGATGAAGGGAAATTTTGCCTTATCCTTCCCTCTGAATCAGAAACTTTTTTTCTTGAAATAGCCAAAACTTACGGGCTATCCTGTTCAAAAATCACCAGGGTTAATTCAAAACCGGGCAAATCTCCATACCGTTCGCTGATTGAACTGATGAAAAAACCCCAGGTTACCCAAACCTCTTTGCTTACAGTTGCAGAAAACGACGGATCCTATAGCAGGGAATACAAAAAACTTACCGCTGAATTCTATCTGGCATTTTAGCATTTTCTAGGTACAGGTTTATATTGATAAGCAGGTTTAATAAGTTGAATATTAGTTTAAAATTAATTATTTATTATATTGAGATATCAATAATTATTTTTATCTTCAATTACTCAAATAAGAGCTGCCTCAAAATAAAAATTCTGAAATCATGAAGACAATACCCGTATCAAAGGAAAAACTTAAAAATTTTCTGGCCGAACGGCTCACCAGGAATGTACTCCAAGCAGATGAAACAGAATTATATCATGTCATCAGGCATGAAGCAATCGGTGGTTTTAATAAAATGGATGACAAACAGTTATGCAATCAGATGTTTGAAGCCATTCCTGAATTCGAATTATGCGAATTTGCAGGGACTGATGAAAAAAACATTTTCATCTCCCTGAAACCGCAGTATTCAGATAACGAAGAGAACATCCTGGTTGATATCAAACGCGTGATACAGACTAAAATAATCTGAAGAATCATTGATATTCGTTAAGCGACTTCATCAGTTTTTTCCTTGAGAAAAAAATCCTGCTTTTTACCGTGCCGATTTTTAAATCGAGCTGGCGGGCAATCTCTTTATACTTATAGCCATTGTTGTACATAGTAAAGGGCAGTTTCAGGTCGCTTTCCAGTTTTTCAATCTCTCTGGTTATTTCCTTTGCCGAATAATCCGTATCCGGAGCGTAGAATTGAGGTTCTTTACCTGCATTCAGGTAATACAAATCATTGGTATTATCAAAAGCAGTGTTTTCGCGCACCGAACGGCGATAATTATTAATAAAGGTATTCTTCATGATGGTATAAGTCCATGCCTTAAGGTTGGTGAAATCGGCAAATTTATTACGATTCGCCAAAGCTTTCAGGTAGGTATCCTGTACCAGGTCATCAGCATCATCGCGGTTATAAGTCAGGCTTCGGGCATATTGTTTCAGATTCTTCTCCAGACCTATCAATTGGTGATTAAATTCCATCGCTGTCATAGTCCTTAGCTTTTATTTTTGCTTTTCTTATACAAAAATAATACTGAACTGCCTATATTTCAAATTTGACAGGGCCACGGGAGGGGGTTATTTAGACCTTTTCTAAATAATATTATCAGCGTAACACATTGATTATCAATATATTATTCTTATTTAGAATGATTCAATATAAATTATAAATTTATTATATAGGCT
Coding sequences:
- a CDS encoding methyltransferase, with translation MSSNNFRFKKFTVCHDRCAMKVGTDGVLLGAWAETDNVHTALDIGTGTGLIAIMLAQRSKATIDGIEIDKLAFQQALENVDHCPWKERIQVRHVSFQTYCKNENKKYDLIVSNPPYFSNSLKAPDSQRSVARHNDILPFKDLVQGIPPLLADEGKFCLILPSESETFFLEIAKTYGLSCSKITRVNSKPGKSPYRSLIELMKKPQVTQTSLLTVAENDGSYSREYKKLTAEFYLAF
- a CDS encoding RNA polymerase sigma factor, whose translation is MTAMEFNHQLIGLEKNLKQYARSLTYNRDDADDLVQDTYLKALANRNKFADFTNLKAWTYTIMKNTFINNYRRSVRENTAFDNTNDLYYLNAGKEPQFYAPDTDYSAKEITREIEKLESDLKLPFTMYNNGYKYKEIARQLDLKIGTVKSRIFFSRKKLMKSLNEYQ